The DNA segment CTTGCTGTGGCGGTTGATGGCGGTGATCGCCAAGGCATCGAGCAGCTCGATGCGCGCAACGGGAACCCCGAGCTGGATGGTCTGAATGACTGTCTTGACTGCGGCCGACAGTGTCGGGAATGTGCAGACCGCGCTGGAGATCGCTTCAGGTACTGGATAGAGTCTCACCGTCAATTCGGTGATGATGCCCAGCGTGCCTTCGGAGCCAACCATCAGCCGGGTCAGGTCATAGCCGGCTGACGACTTGCGGGCGCGGCCACCGGTCTTGAGGATGCGGCCGTCCGGCAGCACCACGGTCATGCCCAGCACGTTCTCGCGCATGGTGCCGTAGCGCACGGCATTGGTGCCGGAAGCCCGTGTCGCGGCCATGCCGCCGAGGCTGGCGTCCGCCCCCGGGTCGATCGGGAAGAACAGTCCGGTACCATTCAGCGCGGCGTTGAGTGCCTTGCGCGTGACGCCGCATTGCACGGTGGCGTCGAGGTCTTCCTGGCGCACGGCAACCACCTGGTTCATTGCCGACAGGTCGATACAGACGCCGCCGTTTACTGCCAGGAGGTGGCCTTCCAGCGAGGTGCCGGTGCCAAATGCAATCACGGGAATGCGATGGCGATGGCACAGGCCGACGATTTCTGCCACTTCGGCGGTGGATTCGGCAAACACCACGGCATCCGGCGGCATCGGCACATGGGACGACTCGTCCTTGCCATGATGCAGCCGGACCGCGGCGGCGATCGAGAAGCGTGATCCGAAGCGGGAGGCGAGTGCTTCGGCGAGCGCCTGCGGCAGCGGCGGGCGGTCAGCGGGTGCGTTCATGGCGATCTCCGGCATGGGTGGCAATCGGCGGATTCTACGCTGCGCCCGGGCCGATTTCGGCATCCGGCGTGTGGTGATATCAGCCGCAGGCCGGCCGCTGCCGAAGCTTCGCCGCTTTTGCCGACAGGGAGGGTTGAGCTTCATGCTTGTTGATACACCCGTTGACGCCGACCCAAAATGTGGAGATAATCACGGGTTCAGCTGGAGGGGTTCCCGAGCGGTCAAAGGGATCAGACTGTAAATCTGACGGCTCTGCCTTCGAAGGTTCGAATCCTTCCCCCTCCACCAACACGTAGTAGAAACAGATAGTTAAGCAAGGCGGTTAGCGGACAAGCAGGACAGGCGGCGGTAGTTTAATGGTAGAACCTTAGCCTTCCAAGCTAATGACGAGGGTTCGATTCCCTCTCGCCGCTCCAGGTTCTGCAACAAAGGTTTCAGCCCTTGTAGCTCAGTGGTAGAGCACTCCCTTGGTAAGGGAGAGGTCGCGTGTTCGATCCACGCCAAGGGCACCATTTCTAGTGCATTTTTGTTGGGGTGATTGACATGGCGAAAGCGAAATTTGAGCGGACGAAGCCGCACGTAAACGTAGGGACGATTGGTCACGTGGACCATGGCAAGACGACGTTGACGGCGGCGATCACGACGGTGCTGTCGGCGAAGTTTGGTGGCGAGGCGAAAGCCTACGACCAGATTGATGCGGCGCCGGAAGAAAAGGCACGCGGCATCACCATCAACACCGCGCACGTCGAATACGAGACCAAGACGCGCCACTACGCGCACGTTGACTGCCCGGGCCACGCCGACTACGTCAAGAACATGATCACCGGCGCCGCGCAGATGGACGGCGCCATCCTGGTCTGTTCCGCCGCCGACGGCCCCATGCCGCAGACCCGCGAGCACATCCTGCTGGCACGCCAGGTCGGCGTGCCCTACATGGTCGTGTTCATGAACAAGTGCGACATGGTTGACGACGCCGAACTGCTCGAGCTGGTCGAAATGGAGCTGCGCGAACTCCTGAGCAAGTACGACTTTCCCGGCGACGACATCCCGATCATCAAGGGCTCCGCCCTGAAAGCGCTGGAAGGCGACAAGGGCGAGCTTGGCGAAGGCGCCATCATGGCCCTGGCCGACGCCCTGGACAGCTACATCCCGACGCCCGAGCGCGCCATCGACAAGCCCTTCCTGATGCCCATTGAGGATGTCTTCTCGATCTCCGGTCGCGGCACCGTGGTCACGGGTCGTGTCGAGCGCGGCATCGTCAAGGTCGGTGAAGAAATCGAAATCATCGGCATCCGCCCCACCACCAAGACCATCTGCACCGGCGTCGAAATGTTCCGCAAGCTGCTGGACCAGGGCCAGGCCGGCGACAACGTCGGCGTGCTGCTGCGTGGCACCAAGCGTGAAGAAGTCGAGCGTGGCCAGGTGCTGGCCAAGCCGGGCAGCATCACGCCGCACACCCACTTCACGTCGGAAGTGTACATCCTGTCGAAGGACGAAGGCGGTCGTCATACCCCGTTCTTCAATGGCTACCGTCCGCAGTTCTACTTCCGCACCACCGACGTCACGGGCAGCATCGAGTTGCCGGCCGGGACGGAAATGGTGATGCCGGGCGACAACATTGCCATGACGGTGAAGCTGATTGCGCCGATCGCGATGGAAGAAGGCCTGCGCTTCGCCATCCGCGAAGGCGGTCGTACCGTCGGCGCCGGTGTCGTCGC comes from the Sulfuritalea hydrogenivorans sk43H genome and includes:
- a CDS encoding FAD-binding oxidoreductase, whose protein sequence is MNAPADRPPLPQALAEALASRFGSRFSIAAAVRLHHGKDESSHVPMPPDAVVFAESTAEVAEIVGLCHRHRIPVIAFGTGTSLEGHLLAVNGGVCIDLSAMNQVVAVRQEDLDATVQCGVTRKALNAALNGTGLFFPIDPGADASLGGMAATRASGTNAVRYGTMRENVLGMTVVLPDGRILKTGGRARKSSAGYDLTRLMVGSEGTLGIITELTVRLYPVPEAISSAVCTFPTLSAAVKTVIQTIQLGVPVARIELLDALAITAINRHSKTTLREEPTLFFEFHGSPTGVREQAETVQEIAAEHGGQDFEWATRPEDRTRLWQARHDAYYAGIGLKPGCRALTTDVCVPISRLADCIGETYVDLEATGLVAPLVGHVGDGNFHMVLLVDPDNAEELGRAKGFASRLAQRAIRMDGTCTGEHGVGIGKQGYMALEHGDVAIDLMRAIKRAIDPDNILNPGKILPPP
- the tuf gene encoding elongation factor Tu; translated protein: MAKAKFERTKPHVNVGTIGHVDHGKTTLTAAITTVLSAKFGGEAKAYDQIDAAPEEKARGITINTAHVEYETKTRHYAHVDCPGHADYVKNMITGAAQMDGAILVCSAADGPMPQTREHILLARQVGVPYMVVFMNKCDMVDDAELLELVEMELRELLSKYDFPGDDIPIIKGSALKALEGDKGELGEGAIMALADALDSYIPTPERAIDKPFLMPIEDVFSISGRGTVVTGRVERGIVKVGEEIEIIGIRPTTKTICTGVEMFRKLLDQGQAGDNVGVLLRGTKREEVERGQVLAKPGSITPHTHFTSEVYILSKDEGGRHTPFFNGYRPQFYFRTTDVTGSIELPAGTEMVMPGDNIAMTVKLIAPIAMEEGLRFAIREGGRTVGAGVVAKVIE